In one Arenibacter antarcticus genomic region, the following are encoded:
- a CDS encoding AAA family ATPase encodes MKLNHTEIQTIGALKKAGYKTKKIKDELRDNLIHKIKSGQDAFTGVWGYENSVIPELESAILSRHNINLLGLRGQAKTRLARLMVNLLDEYIPIVAGSEINDDPTDPISRFAIEMIKERGDDTPISWIHRNERFFEKLATPDVTVADLIGDVDPIKAANLKLSYADERVIHFGMIPRANRSIFVINELPDLQARIQVSLFNILQEGDIQIRGFKLRLPLDLQFVFTANPEDYTNRGSIVTPLKDRIGSQILTHYPEDIATARKITEQESRIDPQQLDAVYVPDLARDLVEQISIEARKSEYVDPKSGISARMSITSFENLLSTAERRILKNGNTTTQLRLMDFMGVIPSITGKIELVYEGEQEGAGSVAEILIEDAVKTIFSDYFPKIEKLERKDVQGPYDELLSWFFEGEGFELLDDDKDGEYKKKLDSIPALDQLIQEYQPNFEKKDIYFLKELLLWGLVGYKKLSKQRFVKGYQIKDIYGSFISGL; translated from the coding sequence ATGAAATTGAACCATACGGAAATTCAAACTATAGGAGCTCTAAAAAAAGCTGGTTATAAAACAAAAAAGATAAAGGATGAATTAAGAGATAATTTAATACATAAAATTAAGTCGGGCCAAGACGCCTTTACAGGGGTATGGGGATATGAGAATTCTGTAATCCCGGAATTGGAAAGCGCAATTTTATCCCGGCACAATATTAACCTTTTAGGCTTAAGGGGTCAGGCTAAAACTCGGTTGGCGCGGTTAATGGTAAATCTCTTGGACGAATATATTCCCATCGTTGCAGGGTCCGAGATCAATGATGATCCCACGGATCCCATTTCTAGGTTCGCCATAGAAATGATCAAGGAGCGGGGAGATGATACCCCAATCAGTTGGATTCATAGGAATGAACGATTTTTTGAAAAATTAGCGACCCCAGATGTTACAGTGGCCGATTTAATAGGGGATGTAGACCCTATAAAGGCAGCAAATTTAAAATTGTCCTATGCAGATGAAAGGGTGATCCATTTTGGGATGATCCCAAGAGCCAATAGAAGTATTTTCGTGATTAATGAGCTACCTGATCTCCAGGCCAGGATACAAGTTTCGCTTTTCAACATTTTACAGGAGGGGGATATACAAATTAGAGGGTTTAAATTGCGCTTACCATTGGACCTGCAATTTGTATTTACGGCCAATCCTGAGGATTATACCAACAGGGGGAGTATTGTTACGCCCCTAAAAGATAGGATTGGATCGCAGATACTCACCCATTATCCAGAGGACATTGCAACCGCCCGTAAGATTACAGAACAAGAATCCAGAATAGATCCGCAACAGCTTGATGCCGTTTATGTTCCGGATCTTGCAAGGGATTTAGTGGAACAAATAAGTATTGAAGCGCGAAAAAGCGAATATGTTGATCCCAAAAGTGGTATAAGTGCCAGAATGAGCATCACCTCATTTGAAAACTTGTTGAGCACAGCTGAACGAAGGATCTTAAAAAATGGGAATACTACTACCCAATTGCGACTGATGGATTTTATGGGGGTAATTCCCTCCATAACCGGTAAAATAGAATTGGTTTATGAAGGAGAACAGGAAGGCGCAGGAAGTGTGGCAGAAATTTTGATCGAAGATGCGGTTAAAACCATTTTTTCGGACTACTTCCCTAAAATAGAAAAATTGGAGCGCAAGGATGTTCAAGGGCCTTATGACGAATTATTGAGTTGGTTCTTTGAAGGTGAGGGGTTCGAGTTGCTGGATGATGACAAAGACGGGGAATATAAAAAGAAACTAGATAGTATCCCGGCCCTAGATCAGCTAATACAAGAATACCAGCCCAATTTTGAAAAAAAGGATATTTACTTCCTAAAGGAATTATTGCTATGGGGTTTGGTGGGCTACAAAAAGTTGAGCAAACAGCGCTTCGTTAAAGGCTATCAGATAAAAGACATATACGGGAGTTTTATAAGTGGTCTTTAG
- the truA gene encoding tRNA pseudouridine(38-40) synthase TruA yields the protein MHRKKYYYLVRVQYLGFRFSGWQKQPQHKTVEGMLTKTLKFILPDSKFKILGAGRTDAKVSALDMAFELFLFDDPLKDMDGFIRDFNTNLPSDIRVVGLEEVNQEFNIIKDSRQKEYVYLFSFGEKNHPYCAPFLANIIDDLDIDLMIKCAELFVGTHDFSAYTARLQSNTKVVRTIDSCQIKINTILKANFFPETSYALHICGAGFMRYQIRMIMGALIQVGKGELLVSDIKESLLNTSTTTLTYVAPGSGLMLNKLDFD from the coding sequence ATGCATAGAAAAAAATACTACTATTTGGTTCGCGTACAATATTTGGGATTTAGGTTCAGCGGTTGGCAAAAACAACCTCAGCATAAAACTGTGGAGGGAATGTTGACAAAAACGTTAAAATTTATTTTGCCCGACTCAAAATTTAAAATTTTGGGTGCCGGGAGAACAGATGCCAAAGTATCAGCCTTGGATATGGCATTCGAATTATTTCTTTTCGACGATCCTTTGAAGGATATGGACGGTTTTATACGGGACTTTAATACCAATCTTCCTTCAGATATTAGGGTTGTTGGATTGGAAGAGGTAAACCAAGAATTTAATATTATAAAGGACAGTAGGCAAAAGGAGTATGTATACCTTTTTTCATTTGGCGAAAAGAACCATCCTTACTGTGCTCCTTTTTTAGCAAATATTATAGACGATTTGGACATAGACCTAATGATTAAATGCGCGGAGTTGTTTGTTGGTACCCATGATTTCTCGGCATATACAGCACGGTTACAGTCCAATACCAAGGTGGTTAGGACCATTGACTCTTGCCAAATTAAAATAAATACTATTTTAAAGGCCAACTTTTTTCCAGAAACCAGTTATGCCCTGCACATATGTGGAGCGGGATTTATGAGATATCAAATTAGGATGATAATGGGAGCCTTGATTCAAGTAGGGAAAGGGGAACTTCTTGTATCGGATATTAAAGAATCGCTCCTAAATACCAGTACTACCACCCTTACCTATGTTGCACCAGGATCGGGGTTAATGCTAAATAAGTTGGATTTTGATTGA
- the corA gene encoding magnesium/cobalt transporter CorA, whose translation MNKKKGTAKTTQKKISRRAAKMGKAPGSVIYMGDREGEKSTVSVLEYNERQLEEHELDVYNPEHFNKIVAFKDTPSISWIDVIGLSDELFIEKLGNSFNLNPLSIEDAVNTHQRPKIDEYENYIFSVFNMLYFDENNELVAEHVAIVLMENTVLVLQELKGDVFNGIRNRINNKTGRIRVKGADYLFFALLDAIIDNYFVILENVNTKIEILEEEVYQHPRPEIAQQIQELKKEVLKIRRWIYPVKELVSRLIDSEHPLISKDTKLFLRDAMDHSTEINETLQVYREMSMSLMEMYISNISNKMNEVMKVLTIMASIFIPLTFIAGVYGMNFDYIPELHLQYGYFYVWGLMILIFVGLLIFFKRKRWL comes from the coding sequence ATGAATAAAAAAAAGGGTACGGCAAAGACTACGCAAAAAAAAATATCTAGGAGGGCGGCAAAGATGGGGAAGGCTCCCGGAAGTGTTATCTATATGGGGGATAGGGAAGGGGAAAAGAGTACTGTTAGCGTCCTGGAATACAATGAGCGTCAATTAGAAGAACATGAATTGGATGTCTATAATCCAGAGCATTTTAATAAGATAGTGGCTTTTAAGGATACTCCATCTATTTCTTGGATAGATGTTATTGGCCTAAGTGATGAACTATTTATAGAGAAACTTGGGAATTCCTTTAACCTAAATCCACTTTCTATTGAAGATGCTGTTAATACCCATCAGCGTCCCAAAATAGATGAGTATGAAAATTATATTTTCAGTGTATTTAATATGCTCTATTTTGATGAAAACAATGAGCTTGTAGCAGAACATGTAGCCATTGTTTTAATGGAAAATACAGTACTCGTTTTACAGGAATTAAAAGGAGATGTTTTTAATGGGATTCGCAATAGAATTAATAACAAGACGGGAAGGATAAGGGTAAAAGGTGCCGATTATTTATTTTTTGCCTTATTAGATGCTATTATAGATAACTATTTTGTGATATTGGAGAATGTCAATACCAAAATTGAAATATTGGAGGAGGAGGTATATCAGCACCCTAGACCCGAGATTGCTCAACAGATCCAAGAATTAAAAAAAGAAGTCCTTAAGATTAGGCGTTGGATCTACCCTGTAAAGGAGCTGGTAAGCCGATTAATAGACTCTGAGCATCCATTGATCTCCAAGGACACCAAGCTTTTTCTTCGTGATGCTATGGATCACAGTACGGAAATAAATGAAACATTACAGGTGTATCGGGAGATGTCCATGAGTTTAATGGAAATGTATATTAGCAATATTAGTAATAAGATGAACGAGGTAATGAAGGTACTGACTATAATGGCCTCCATTTTTATACCCCTTACTTTTATAGCTGGAGTATACGGTATGAACTTCGACTACATTCCTGAATTACATTTGCAATATGGTTACTTTTACGTATGGGGTCTTATGATCCTTATTTTTGTGGGATTACTCATCTTTTTCAAAAGAAAACGATGGTTATAA
- the cysM gene encoding cysteine synthase CysM produces MSYSILETIGNTPLVVSKKLNPNPNVMLYFKMEGHNPGGSVKDRAALSMIKGGLERGDFNKNSRLIEATSGNTGIALAMIAGLYGLDIELVMPENSTKERVQTMRAYGAKVTLTPADVGIEGARDYAEAKVAKEGFYMINQFSNDDNWKAHYHSTGPEIWRDTQGEITHFVSSMGTTGTIMGTSTFLKEKNSQIQIVGVQPSDDAKIPGIRKWPVEYLPKIFDPKKVDSVLEVSEKEAIDMAKRLAKEEGIFAGMSSGGAAAAAIKLAQTIDSGVIVSIICDRGDRYLSSDLFL; encoded by the coding sequence ATGTCTTATAGCATATTGGAGACCATAGGAAACACACCTCTGGTAGTATCCAAAAAACTTAATCCCAATCCCAACGTAATGCTTTATTTTAAGATGGAAGGCCATAATCCTGGCGGTAGCGTTAAAGATAGGGCTGCCCTCAGCATGATAAAAGGAGGATTGGAAAGAGGCGATTTCAATAAAAACTCAAGGTTGATAGAGGCCACAAGTGGCAATACCGGAATTGCCCTAGCTATGATTGCAGGTCTTTACGGTCTGGATATAGAATTGGTTATGCCCGAAAATTCTACCAAAGAACGAGTGCAGACCATGCGGGCATATGGAGCCAAGGTAACGCTTACTCCAGCAGATGTAGGTATTGAAGGCGCAAGGGACTATGCTGAGGCCAAGGTAGCAAAGGAAGGATTCTATATGATAAACCAATTTTCAAATGATGATAATTGGAAAGCCCACTACCATAGTACCGGACCGGAAATCTGGAGAGACACCCAAGGGGAAATTACCCATTTTGTGTCCTCCATGGGTACCACTGGGACCATTATGGGAACATCAACTTTTCTTAAGGAAAAGAATTCCCAGATTCAGATCGTGGGCGTTCAACCTAGCGACGATGCCAAAATACCCGGGATACGCAAATGGCCAGTGGAATATCTTCCTAAAATATTTGATCCCAAAAAAGTGGATTCGGTTTTAGAGGTCAGTGAGAAGGAAGCCATAGATATGGCAAAAAGATTGGCTAAGGAAGAAGGAATATTTGCTGGCATGAGCAGCGGTGGAGCAGCTGCAGCAGCTATTAAATTGGCCCAGACCATAGATAGCGGCGTCATAGTTTCCATTATTTGTGATCGGGGAGACCGGTATCTTTCGTCTGATCTGTTTCTCTAA
- the epsC gene encoding serine O-acetyltransferase EpsC yields the protein MNKALIIKNIKEHKTQPNLRFVLKEKTEQFTDRMFYTLFDIDTPVEENLDILEKEFDELVNLACWRMDKPCKKVWENYVVQLPIILEKLNLDAQAIVQCDPASLSIEEVYMAYPGFHAIAIYRLAHELYNAGFPLVPRLMTEYAHRKTGVDINPGAKIGKSFFIDHATGVVIGETAVIKDNVKIYQGVTLGALYVAKELQKTKRHPTIEDNVTIYANATILGGETVIGKNTVIGGNAWLTKSVPANSTVFHSPEIKIKTIPHVL from the coding sequence ATGAATAAAGCATTGATCATAAAGAATATTAAGGAACACAAAACGCAGCCCAATCTTCGATTTGTTTTAAAGGAAAAAACAGAACAGTTTACGGATCGTATGTTTTACACCTTGTTCGACATTGATACTCCTGTGGAAGAGAATCTGGATATACTAGAAAAAGAATTTGATGAATTGGTAAATTTAGCCTGTTGGCGGATGGATAAGCCCTGTAAAAAAGTTTGGGAAAACTATGTGGTTCAATTGCCGATAATTCTAGAAAAATTAAATCTGGACGCTCAGGCCATAGTTCAGTGCGATCCCGCCTCTTTATCAATTGAAGAAGTATATATGGCGTATCCAGGGTTCCATGCCATAGCTATCTATAGGTTAGCACATGAATTATACAATGCTGGATTCCCACTTGTTCCTAGATTGATGACGGAATATGCCCATAGAAAGACAGGGGTGGATATTAACCCTGGGGCTAAGATAGGGAAGTCTTTTTTTATTGATCATGCCACAGGTGTCGTCATAGGAGAGACGGCCGTTATAAAGGATAACGTAAAAATTTATCAGGGAGTTACTTTGGGCGCCCTGTATGTAGCTAAAGAACTTCAAAAAACTAAGCGGCACCCCACAATTGAGGATAATGTTACCATTTATGCCAATGCCACTATACTTGGAGGGGAAACCGTAATTGGAAAAAACACCGTAATTGGGGGAAATGCATGGTTAACAAAATCAGTACCGGCCAACTCAACTGTTTTTCACTCCCCAGAAATCAAAATAAAAACTATTCCACATGTCTTATAG